Proteins encoded within one genomic window of Haematobia irritans isolate KBUSLIRL chromosome 5, ASM5000362v1, whole genome shotgun sequence:
- the LOC142237628 gene encoding fatty-acid amide hydrolase 2-B has translation MTETNAFTSNHDRKRRSSRRSSSSRSRRTSSSRKGGSSFVRIVENVFFRLYTMVARFIFRLIYGVNGQSMPAITDPILLESASSLARKIRKQELTSVQVLESFYKRAKEVNPLLNCMVDNCFDEAMTKCKEADELIKSGKFTEDELAEKFPFLGVPISTKDCIAVKGMLNTAGLYERRNYRAPEDADTIALMRKAGAVPFALTNVSEVCMWWESNNTVHGRTRNPYDTNRIVGGSSGGEGCMQAAAASPFGLGSDIGGSIRMPAFFNGIFGHKPSKLVVSNVGQFPLPYSDEQNSFLGIGPMVRHAEDLKPVLKIIAAEKAPLLKLDEPVDLQKLKFFYQETDGGGRLVSPVDEDLIDGIHRIVDHLQVKLKVPVEQVQLPSFRQSASIWFANMKDDSGHGFDYQLGNLKRPINTKMELVKWLFGASKHTLIGLLTAWLDKSQPQHGSSKYYYLVKKRDALREEMQQLLGENGVLIYPTHPTVAPYHNEPIIRPINFSYTGIINVLGFPATNIPLGKLGSEGVPLGVQVIANFNQDRLCLAVAEELEKAFGGWARPEIRI, from the exons ATGACAGAAACTAATGCATTTACCTCAAATCATGACAGAAAAAGGAGATCATCTCGAAGATCATCATCAAGTCGCTCTCGTCGCACATCCAGTAGTAGAAAAGGTGGTTCATCGTTTGTAAGAATAGTGGAAAATGTATTCTTTCGATTATACACCATGGTGGCCAGATTTATATTTCGATTAATTTATGGTGTAAATGGTCAATCAATGCCAGCTATTACTGATCCGATTCTCTTGGAATCGGCTTCATCACTTGCCAGAAAAATACGCAAACAAGAG CTGACCAGCGTTCAAGTTTTGGAGTCGTTTTATAAACGGGCCAAAGAAGTTAATCCTTTGTTAAATTGTATGGTAGATAATTGTTTCGATGAAGCTATGACAAAATGTAAAGAAGCCgatgaattaataaaatctgGTAAATTTACTGAGGATGAATTGgcagaaaaatttccatttttgggTGTTCCAATCTCTACAAAAGATTGTATAGCTGTTAAGG gTATGCTTAATACTGCCGGTCTCTATGAACGTCGTAATTATAGAGCTCCAGAGGATGCAGATACCATTGCCTTAATGCGAAAAGCTGGTGCTGTTCCCTTTGCTCTAACAAATGTCTCGGAGGTTTGTATGTGGTGGGAGAGTAACAATACAGTCCACGGACGTACACGGAATCCTTACGATACTAATCGAATTGTGGGAGGATCTAGTGGCGGTGAAGGCTGTATGCAGGCGGCTGCTGCATCTCCATTTGGCTTGGGTTCCGATATTGGCGGTTCAATTCGAATGCCAGCATTTTTCAATGGCATCTTCGGCCACAAACCCTCTAAACTGGTAGTCTCTAATGTTGGACAATTTCCTTTGCCCTATAGCGATGAACAAAATTCCTTTTTGGGCATTGGTCCAATGGTTAGACATGCTGAAGATTTAAAGCCTGTTTTGAAAATAATAGCTGCTGAGAAGGCGCCACTTTTGAAATTGGATGAACCCGTCGATCTACAGAAACTCAAATTCTTTTATCAAGAAACTGATGGCGGTGGTCGTTTAGTTTCGCCTGTCGATGAAGATCTTATTGATGGCATTCATCGTATTGTTGACCATTTACAAGTGAAACTGAAGGTTCCTGTAGAACAGGTTCAATTGCCCTCATTCCGTCAATCTGCTTCCATATGGTTTGCCAACATGAAGGATGATTCTGGCCATGGTTTTGATTATCAATTGGGTAATTTAAAACGtcctataaatacaaaaatggaGTTGGTGAAATGGTTGTTTGGAGCATCAAAGCATACACTTATTGGTCTGTTAACTGCTTGGTTGGATAAATCACAACCACAACATGGTTCctcgaaatattattatttggtTAAGAAACGTGATGCCTTACGCGAAGAAATGCAACAACTTCTGGGTGAAAATGGTGTACTCATTTATCCCACACATCCCACCGTAGCTCCCTACCATAATGAGCCCATAATACGACCCATTAATTTTTCATACACAGGCATTATAAATGTTCTAGGATTTCCAGCCACAAATATCCCTCTGGGAAAATTGGGATCCGAGGGTGTGCCTCTGGGAGTACAGGTTATTGCTAACTTTAATCAAGATCGCCTATGTTTAGCAGTTGCTGAAGAATTGGAGAAGGCATTTGGTGGTTGGGCAAGGCCAGAAATCCGCATTTAG
- the Den1 gene encoding SUMO peptidase family member deneddylase 1 translates to MSSYSHADPIALSFNETCLRTSDVQLLCGPYWLNDQIISFYYEYLERVKYKNNPDLLFVPPEVTQCMKFSDDGELETLLNQLEAPKKPFIFFVVNDNETTQAGGTHWSLLVFSRPEKTFFHFDSWGNNNSNCSQQFVQRIKDALNCRNCHMKPIRCLQQANGYDCGIHVICMTDNIADYVNRYECVEGVGPLHQDTISAKRSDLLKLIQSLGGKI, encoded by the coding sequence ATGAGTTCCTATTCACATGCCGATCCGATAGCGTTGAGTTTTAACGAGACGTGCTTAAGGACATCTGATGTACAATTATTGTGTGGACCATATTGGTTAAATGATCAAATTATATCCTTCTACTATGAATATCTAGAGCGTgtgaaatataaaaacaatcCAGATTTACTTTTCGTTCCCCCGGAAGTAACACAATGCATGAAGTTCTCCGATGATGGGGAATTGGAaactttattgaatcaattggaAGCCCCAAAAAAGCCCTTCATATTCTTTGTGGTTAATGACAATGAGACAACTCAGGCTGGCGGTACACATTGGTCATTGCTGGTGTTTTCAAGGCCGGAAAAGACATTCTTTCACTTCGATTCATGGGGCAATAACAATTCGAATTGTTCACAGCAATTTGTGCAAAGAATAAAGGATGCATTGAATTGCCGAAACTGTCACATGAAACCAATACGGTGTTTGCAACAGGCTAATGGTTATGACTGTGGAATACATGTCATCTGCATGACAGATAACATTGCGGACTATGTGAATCGTTATGAATGCGTGGAGGGAGTGGGCCCCTTACATCAGGACACGATATCTGCCAAGAGATCCGACTTATTGAAATTGATACAGTCGCTGGGCGGCAAAATCTAA